The Raphanus sativus cultivar WK10039 unplaced genomic scaffold, ASM80110v3 Scaffold0430, whole genome shotgun sequence genome includes a window with the following:
- the LOC108819501 gene encoding lysM domain-containing GPI-anchored protein 1-like, translating into MREIVLLLLASSLLSTSTTAKSTIEPCSSNDTCNSLLGYTLYTDLKVSEVASLFQTDPISLLLANAIDISYPDVENHILPSNLFLKIPLTCSCLDGIRKSLSTRYKTRPSDTLASIAGSVYGGLVSAEQIQEANSVADPSLLDVGTSLVVPLPCACFNGSDDSLPAVYLSYVVRGVDTLAGIARRYETTVSDLMNVNAMGAPDVSSGDILAVPLSACASNFPKYASDFGLIVPNGSYALAAGHCVQCSCALGSRSLYCEPASLAVSCSSMQCRNSNLMLGNITVQQSSAGCNVTTCDYNGFANGTILTMLSNSLQPRCPGPQRFAPLLAPPDTVPKDLMYAPAPSPDYDGPGFIAASPGSFVIPPGGGSLPGNPANGPAGSISTATFSSLSYFFITCLISISFVFSC; encoded by the exons ATGAGAGAGATTGTCCTTCTCCTCCTAGCTTCGAGCTTACTCTCCACATCAACAACGGCTAAATCAACCATCGAGCCGTGCTCGAGCAACGACACGTGCAACTCCTTACTCGGCTACACCCTCTACACCGACCTCAAAGTCTCGGAAGTAGCGTCCCTCTTCCAAACAGACCCAATCTCCCTCCTCCTCGCCAACGCCATCGACATCTCCTACCCTGACGTCGAGAACCACATCCTCCCTTCCAACCTCTTCCTCAAAATCCCCCTCACCTGCTCCTGCCTCGACGGCATCCGTAAATCACTCTCCACGCGCTACAAGACCCGCCCTTCCGACACGCTAGCTTCCATCGCCGGCTCCGTCTACGGCGGTCTGGTCTCCGCCGAGCAGATCCAGGAGGCTAACTCGGTTGCTGATCCGTCGTTGCTCGATGTCGGGACGAGTCTTGTTGTCCCTCTCCCTTGCGCTTGCTTCAACGGGAGTGATGATTCTTTGCCTGCGGTTTATCTGTCGTATGTGGTGAGAGGGGTTGATACGTTGGCGGGGATAGCGAGGAGGTATGAGACTACTGTTTCTGATTTGATGAATGTGAATGCTATGGGTGCTCCTGATGTTAGCTCCGGTGATATCCTCGCCGTTCCTTTGTCAG CTTGTGCTTCAAACTTCCCCAAGTATGCTTCGGATTTCGGATTGATAGTTCCAAATGGTAGCTACGCTCTAGCCGCAGGTCACTGCGTGCAATGCAGCTGCGCGCTTGGGAGCCGCAG TTTGTATTGTGAGCCTGCTTCTTTAGCCGTATCTTGCTCGAGTATGCAGTGTAGAAACAGCAACCTCATGCTCGGTAACATCACTGTTCAGCAGAGTAGCGCTGGCTGTAATGTAACGACTTGTGATTACAATGGTTTCGCTAACGGCACCATCTTGACCAT GCTGTCTAACTCTCTACAACCACGGTGTCCCG GGCCTCAACGATTTGCGCCGCTTCTAGCTCCACCTGACACTGTTCCTAAGGATCTAATGTATGCACCGGCGCCTTCACCGGATTATGATGGTCCAGGATTCATAGCAGCTTCACCAGGATCGTTTGTGATTCCTCCAGGTGGTGGTTCCTTGCCGGGTAACCCTGCTAATGGTCCAGCTGGAAGCATCTCAACCGCCACTTTCTCCTCTCTTAGCTATTTCTTTATCACGTGTCTCATCTCCATCTCCTTTGTCTTCTCATGTTGa